TGGCAATTGCGACGGCCCTTACTTCGTGGAGGCTCCCGCCCTCACCCCAACCCTCTCCCGCAAGCGGGAGAGGGAGTACACCGGCAGCGGTCCATGCGATAAAGCCAGTGGTTTCGCCACTGGTTTTTTTTTCGCCCTCAGAACTTGTACGAAGCCGCCACAAAAAACACCAGCGGATTCGGCTCCAGCTTCGTCTTCGACGTCGACAGCACCGTGCCATTGGCCGCCTTGATCGTCATCGTCGACGTGGTCTTCAGCGGGATGTAGGTCACCGCCGCCGTCAGCCCCCAATGCTCGTCGAAGTTATAGGTCCCGCCGATATTGAACACCGGCGCCCACGACGACGACGCGTCGGCACTGACCGAAGTCGCTCCCGGAATGCCCGCGCCCGCGGCCAGGATCGCGCCGAGGTTGTTGTTGACCGAGCTGGCGAAGGCCGGGTTGACTTCGATGTTGGTAAAGAAGTTGTACGAGACCCCGAGCCCCAGGAACGGCCGGAAGCGCGTGCCCGGCTCCAGGAAGTGGTACTGCACCATCGCCGCCGGGCTCCACTGGCGCGCCTTGGTGATGATCGGGTTCAGCGCCGGGTCGCCCAGGCTCTGGCGGCCGAGCGCGCCGGCCGGGCCGGGCGGGATCAGCTCGCCGTGGCCATAGAGCTTGAACTCGGGCGGGATGCCGCCCACCGCGGTGATGGCGATATGGTCGGTGACGAAGTGGCTGAAGGTCAGCCCCAGCGTGTTGGCGTTGGACGACGAGATGCTGCTGCCCGGCGCGGTGAAGCTCGACGGCAGCCCGAGCGGGTAGTTGATCGGCACGTCCAGCAGCGAGGTGGTGAGCGGGTCGCTCTGGCCGTGGGTCCGGATATGGAACCAGCCGGCCGAAACCACGTTGTCGCCCTTCTTCTGGGCGTGGGCAGGCAGGGCGATGCTGGCCAGCGCGGCCAGCACCAGCGCAAGCGTCAGGTGCAAGGTCTTCATGTTGTGTCCCCGGGCAGTGAAGTCACTGTTGATGTATCGATGGAGGCGCCGGGGCTGCGATGGCCCCGGGCCTGGGCCGGCTTATTGCACGAACGCGCCGACGGTGAAGTACGGGCCGTTGTCGCGCTGCTCGAGGAAGCCGAACACGCCGCCGGTGAACATCAGCTTGCCGGTCGGCGCCGAGCCCGCCGGCGCCTCGCGGCGCGAGGTGCGGACCACGCCCGGCACCTGCTGCGAGAAGTCGAGCCGGTACGGGATCGCCAGCGACGCATCGGACGGCCGGAACGGGTCCATCATGGTTGCGGCGGCACCCACCAGCGCCGTCACGCGGTAGTTGAAGTTGCTGTCGACACCGACGTATTCGCCATTGACCGTGCCCTCGGTGACCGCCACCGCGGGCGCCATCATGCCGATGCCGATCTCGTCGTCGGCGCCGAGGGGCCCGTTGGCGAGCGAGTCGTTGGCATAGCCCACGCGGATCATGATCGGCACCAGCTGGCCGCGCAGCTTGCCGACGATCAGGTAGGCCTTGCCCAGTGTGCTGCCGAGCGTGGCCGGCTGGCTCTCGGCCTTGTAGTTGGTCGACAGCAGCGCGCCGCTGGGCTGCGGCACGAAGTTGTTGCCCTTGCGCTCGCAGGTGTTGGTGGCGTTGTCGCAGACCGTGAACGAGCCGTCGGCGGCGAGCGCCATGCGGTAGTCCTGCGCCACCACCTGGAACTGCTTGGACGGCACCTCGTGGAAGCCGGTGCCGTTGTATTGGCCGGCGATCTTCGACAGGTCGGTCTCGGTCTGCGCGAAGCCGATGAACTGGAAATACGGGAAGGTGGTATCGGGCACCGCCCCGGCGCCGAGCACGCCGTTGAACTGGATGCGCGCGCCGGGGATGGTGCCGCCCGCCACGCCTTCGCCGACGAAGAGCTTGGCCGGTCGGTCGGGATCGAGGCTGGCGCCGCTCAGCTCGAACGCGCACTGGTTCAGCTTCTCGGTGGGCAGGCCGGTCTCGGCCTTGAGCGTGCCGCGCATCACGTTCAGGTCATTGGTGGGATCGCTGCGCGTGGGCTGCACGGTGCCGGTCTGGCGCGGCACCGAGGAATCGAGGAAGGTCACCTGCCAGGTCATGCGCGTGGTGTCGATCTGCACCTTGACCAGTTCGCCCGAGCCGGTGCCGCCGGTGAAGGTGGTGTTGTAGTCGAGCGAGGCCGGGCACAGGCGTGTCTGCGCGGCACTGGGCGTGGCCGGGGCGTCGTCACCGCCGCCGCCACCGCCGCAGGCGGCAAGCATGGCGGTGGCGGCCGCGGCCAGCGCGCGCGCCGGCACGGTCGATGGGCGCGGCGCACGCGGCAGGTGGTTTCGTTGGGGCTGCATGGTTGTCTCCTCGTTGTTTTGTCTGTGCTGCAATCAGGGCGCCGCAAGCACGCCGACACGGAAGGTCGGATTCGCACCGCCGCTGCCTGACAAGTGGCTGAACACACGGCCGCTGGCGATCAGCGCGCCGGTGGTGCCGCTGTTGTCGGTGGTGTTCAACATGCCCGCCGCCGCCTGCGTGAAATCGAGCTGGAAGCCGCCGGTCTGGTTCATCGTCATCGGGTCGAGCAGGTCGACGCGCGCGCCCTTGACCAGCGACGCGGTGTAGGCAAAGTCGCTGCCCGAGCCGATATAGCCGCCGTCGAGCCGGCCGCTGGCGAGCATCGTCGCCGGCGCCATCAGTGCCAGCCCCGATTCATCGTCGACATTGACCGTCAGCGGCAGCAGCGAGATCTGCGCATAGCCGGTGCGCACCAGCAGCGGCACCAGCGCGCCATCGAGCTTGCCCACCACCATCAGCCCCTTGGCGCGGCTGGCGTTGTTGGCGGTGATGGCCTGGTTGTGGAACG
This Cupriavidus nantongensis DNA region includes the following protein-coding sequences:
- a CDS encoding OmpW/AlkL family protein, which codes for MKTLHLTLALVLAALASIALPAHAQKKGDNVVSAGWFHIRTHGQSDPLTTSLLDVPINYPLGLPSSFTAPGSSISSSNANTLGLTFSHFVTDHIAITAVGGIPPEFKLYGHGELIPPGPAGALGRQSLGDPALNPIITKARQWSPAAMVQYHFLEPGTRFRPFLGLGVSYNFFTNIEVNPAFASSVNNNLGAILAAGAGIPGATSVSADASSSWAPVFNIGGTYNFDEHWGLTAAVTYIPLKTTSTMTIKAANGTVLSTSKTKLEPNPLVFFVAASYKF
- a CDS encoding DUF2957 domain-containing protein, with the protein product MQPQRNHLPRAPRPSTVPARALAAAATAMLAACGGGGGGDDAPATPSAAQTRLCPASLDYNTTFTGGTGSGELVKVQIDTTRMTWQVTFLDSSVPRQTGTVQPTRSDPTNDLNVMRGTLKAETGLPTEKLNQCAFELSGASLDPDRPAKLFVGEGVAGGTIPGARIQFNGVLGAGAVPDTTFPYFQFIGFAQTETDLSKIAGQYNGTGFHEVPSKQFQVVAQDYRMALAADGSFTVCDNATNTCERKGNNFVPQPSGALLSTNYKAESQPATLGSTLGKAYLIVGKLRGQLVPIMIRVGYANDSLANGPLGADDEIGIGMMAPAVAVTEGTVNGEYVGVDSNFNYRVTALVGAAATMMDPFRPSDASLAIPYRLDFSQQVPGVVRTSRREAPAGSAPTGKLMFTGGVFGFLEQRDNGPYFTVGAFVQ